The following proteins are co-located in the Callithrix jacchus isolate 240 chromosome 10, calJac240_pri, whole genome shotgun sequence genome:
- the FOSL1 gene encoding fos-related antigen 1, protein MFRDFGEPGPSSGNGSGYCSPAQPPASGQAAQQKFHLVPSINTMSGSQELQWMVQPHFLGPSSYPRPLTYPQYSPPQPRPGVIRALGPPPGIRRRPCEQISPEEEERRRVRRERNKLAAAKCRNRRKELTDFLQAETDKLEDEKSGLQREIEELQKQKERLELVLEAHRPICKIPEGDKEGDTGSTRRTSSPPASCRPVPCISLSPGPVLEPEALHTPTLMTTPSLTPFTPSLVFTYPSTPEPCASAHRKSSSSSGDPSSDPLGSPTLLAL, encoded by the exons ATGTTCCGAGACTTCGGGGAACCCGGCCCGAGCTCCGGGAACGGCAGCGGGTACTGCTCCCCGGCGCAGCCCCCGGCCTCAGGGCAGGCGGCCCAGCAG AAGTTCCACCTGGTGCCAAGCATCAACACCATGAGTGGCAGTCAGGAGCTGCAGTGGATGGTGCAGCCTCATTTCCTGGGGCCCAGCAGTTACCCCAGGCCTCTGACCTACCCTCAGTACAGCCCCCCCCAACCCCGGCCAGGAGTCATCCGGGCCCTGGGGCCGCCTCCAGGGATACGTCGAAGGCCTTGTGAACAG ATCAGCCCAGAGGAAGAGGAGCGCCGCCGAGTAAGGCGCGAGCGGAACAAGTTGGCTGCAGCCAAGTGCAGGAACCGGAGGAAGGAACTGACCGACTTCCTGCAGGCG GAGACTGACAAACTGGAAGATGAGAAATCCGGGCTGCAGCGAGAGATTGAGGAGCTGCAGAAGCAGAAGGAGCGCCTGGAGCTGGTGCTGGAAGCCCACCGACCCATCTGCAAAATCCCGGAAGGAGACAAGGAGGGGGACACAGGCAGTACCAGGCGCACCAGCAGCCCGCCAGCATCCTGCCGCCCTGTACCTTGTATCTCCCTTTCCCCAGGGCCTGTGCTTGAACCTGAGGCACTGCACACCCCCACACTCATGACCACACCCTCCCTAACTCCTTTTACTCCCAGCCTGGTCTTCACCTACCCCAGCACTCCTGAGCCCTGTGCCTCAGCTCATCGCAAGAGTAGCAGCAGCAGCGGAGACCCATCCTCTGACCCCCTTGGCTCCCCAACCCTCCTTGCTTTGTGA
- the LOC108593880 gene encoding cytochrome c oxidase subunit 7C, mitochondrial-like, translated as MLGQSIRRFTTSSVCRCHYKEGPGKNLPFSVENKWWLLATMCLYFGSGFAAPVFRVRHQLLKN; from the coding sequence ATGTTGGGCCAGAGCATCCGGAGATTCACAACCTCTTCCGTCTGTAGGTGCCACTACAAGGAGGGCCCTGGGAAGAATTTGCCATTTTCGGTGGAAAACAAGTGGTGGTTATTAGCCACGATGTGTTTGTACTTTGGATCTGGATTTGCTGCACCCGTCTTTAGAGTAAGACACCAACTGCTTAAAAACTAA
- the DRAP1 gene encoding dr1-associated corepressor isoform X2: MPSKKKKYNARFPPARIKKIMQTDEEIGKVAAAVPVIISRALELFLESLLKKACQVTQSRNAKTMTTSHLGRKPGSGSRKNGGMGTKSKDKKLSGTDSEQEDESEDTDTDGEEETLQPPPQASHPPAHFQSPPTPFLPFASTLPLPPAPPGPSAPDAEDEEDYDS, from the exons ATGCCGAGCAAGAAGAAGAAGTACAACGCGCGGTTCCCGCCG GCGCGGATCAAGAAGATCATGCAGACGGACGAAGAGATTGGGAAGGTAGCGGCGGCAGTGCCTGTCATCATCT CCCGGGCGCTCGAGCTCTTCCTAGAGTCGCTGTTGAAGAAGGCCTGCCAGGTGACCCAGTCCCGAAACGCCAAGACCATGACCACATCCCACCT GGGCCGGAAGCCAGGCAGTGGCAGCCGAAAGAACGGTGGGATGGGAACGAAAAGCAAGGACAAGAAGCTGTCTGGGACAGACTCGgagcaggag GATGAATCTGAGGACACAGACACTGACGGAGAAGAGGAGACATTgcaacccccaccccaggccagcCACCCCCCTGCCCACTTTCAGAG CCCCCCGACACCTTTCCTGCCCTTCGCCTCTACTCTGCCTTTGCCCCCAGCGCCCCCAGGCCCCTCAGCACCAGACGCAGAGGATGAAGAGGATTACGACTCCTAG
- the CCDC85B gene encoding coiled-coil domain-containing protein 85B: MEAEASGLEELTDEEMAALGKEELVRRLRREEAARLAALVQRGRLMQEVNRQLQGHLGEIRELKQLNRRLQAENRELRDLCCFLDSERQRGRRAARQWQLFGTQASRAVREDLGGCWQKLAELEGRQEELLRENLALKELCLALGEEWGPRGGPGGAGGSGAGPAPELALPPCGPRDLGDGSSSTGSVGSPDQLPLACSPDD, translated from the coding sequence atggaggccgaggcaagcggccTGGAGGAGCTGACAGACGAGGAGATGGCGGCGCTAGGCAAGGAAGAGCTGGTGCGGCGCCTGCGGCGGGAGGAGGCGGCGCGCCTGGCGGCACTGGTGCAGCGCGGCCGCCTCATGCAGGAGGTGAATCGGCAGCTGCAGGGCCACCTGGGCGAGATCCGCGAGCTCAAGCAGCTCAACCGGCGCCTGCAGGCAGAAAACCGTGAGCTGCGCGACCTCTGCTGCTTCCTGGACTCGGAGCGCCAGCGCGGGCGGCGCGCCGCGCGCCAGTGGCAGCTCTTCGGGACCCAAGCATCCCGGGCGGTGCGCGAGGACCTGGGCGGCTGCTGGCAGAAGCTGGCCGAGCTGGAGGGCCGCCAGGAGGAGCTGCTGCGGGAGAACCTGGCGCTTAAGGAGCTCTGCCTGGCGTTGGGCGAGGAGTGGGGCCCCCGCGGTGGCCCTGGAGGCGCGGGGGGCTCAGGCGCCGGGCCAGCACCCGAGCTTGCCCTGCCCCCGTGTGGGCCCCGCGACCTAGGCGATGGAAGCTCCAGCACCGGCAGTGTGGGCAGTCCGGATCAGTTGCCGCTGGCCTGTTCCCCAGATGACTGA
- the C10H11orf68 gene encoding UPF0696 protein C11orf68 homolog isoform X1, whose amino-acid sequence MAAAAAAAVAGAGRGGGGAESRQERSRARGWVGVERSEGRSRMEPGEELEEEDSPGGREDGFTAEHLAAEAMAADMDPWLVFDARTTPATELDAWLAKYPPSQVTRYGDPGSPNSEPVGWIAVYGHGYSPNSGDVQGLQAAWEALQTSGRPITPGTLRQLAITHHVLSGKWLMHLAPGFKLDHAWAGIARAVVEGQLQVAKVSPRAKEGGRQVICVYTDDFTDRLGVLEADSAIRAAGIKCLLTYKPDVYTYLGIYRANRWHLCPTLYESRFQLGGGARGSRVLDRANNVELT is encoded by the exons atggcggcggcggcagcggcggccgtggcgggggcggggcgcggcGGCGGTGGCGCGGAATCCCGGCAGGAGCGGAGCCGGGCCCGGGGCTGGGTCGGCGTCGAACGCAGCGAAGGCCGGAG CAGGATGGAACCAGGTGAGGAGCTAGAAGAGGAGGACTCTCCAGGTGGCCGTGAGGATGGCTTCACCGCTGAGCACCTGGCTGCAGAGGCCATGGCAGCTGACATGGACCCCTGGCTAGTGTTTGATGCCCGAACAACGCCTGCCACCGAGCTGGATGCCTGGCTGGCCAAGTACCCACCATCCCAAGTTACCCGCTATGGGGACCCCGGTTCACCCAACTCAGAGCCTGTGGGCTGGATTGCAGTGTATGGGCATGGCTACAGCCCCAACTCCGGGGACGTGCAGGGTCTGCAGGCAGCCTGGGAAGCTCTGCAGACCAGCGGGCGGCCCATCACACCAGGTACCCTGCGACAGCTGGCCATCACCCACCATGTGCTCTCGGGCAAGTGGCTGATGCATCTGGCACCAGGCTTCAAGCTGGACCACGCCTGGGCTGGCATTGCCCGGGCCGTGGTTGAAGGCCAGCTTCAGGTGGCCAAGGTGAGCCCACGGGCCAAGGAGGGTGGGCGCCAGGTCATCTGTGTTTACACGGATGACTTCACGGACCGATTGGGTGTACTGGAGGCAGATTCAGCCATCCGTGCAGCAGGCATTAAGTGCCTGCTCACCTACAAGCCTGACGTCTACACCTACCTGGGCATCTACCGGGCCAACCGCTGGCACCTCTGTCCCACTCTCTATGAGAGCCGTTTCCAGCTTGGGGGTGGTGCCCGTGGCTCCCGAGTGCTTGACCGTGCCAACAACGTGGAACTGACCTAG
- the C10H11orf68 gene encoding UPF0696 protein C11orf68 homolog isoform X3, which yields MAPPPSDTSPQAPPLPLSAPPSGAPLWPAAPPRGCAALRWRRRQRRPWRGRGAAAVARNPGRSGAGPGAGSASNAAKAGGDCGRWEGRGRGGGAARAVGANGGRRGKAGACAPAGSNKPSRMEPGEELEEEDSPGGREDGFTAEHLAAEAMAADMDPWLVFDARTTPATELDAWLAKYPPSQVTRYGDPGSPNSEPVGWIAVYGHGYSPNSGDVQGLQAAWEALQTSGRPITPGTLRQLAITHHVLSGKWLMHLAPGFKLDHAWAGIARAVVEGQLQVAKVSPRAKEGGRQVICVYTDDFTDRLGVLEADSAIRAAGIKCLLTYKPDVYTYLGIYRANRWHLCPTLYESRFQLGGGARGSRVLDRANNVELT from the exons ATGGCCCCGCCCCCGAGCGACACCTCCCCGcaggccccgccccttcccctgTCGGCCCCGCCCAGCGGTGCGCCGCTGTGGCCGGCGGCCCCGCCCCGTGGCTGCGCGGCGCTAAgatggcggcggcggcagcggcggccgtggcgggggcggggcgcggcGGCGGTGGCGCGGAATCCCGGCAGGAGCGGAGCCGGGCCCGGGGCTGGGTCGGCGTCGAACGCAGCGAAGGCCGGAGGTGACTGCGGGCGgtgggaggggcggggccggggcgggggcgCAGCTCGGGCCGTGGGCGCTAATGGCGGCAGGCGCGGCAAGGCCGGAGCCTGCGCTCCTGCAGGCTCTAACAAGCCCAG CAGGATGGAACCAGGTGAGGAGCTAGAAGAGGAGGACTCTCCAGGTGGCCGTGAGGATGGCTTCACCGCTGAGCACCTGGCTGCAGAGGCCATGGCAGCTGACATGGACCCCTGGCTAGTGTTTGATGCCCGAACAACGCCTGCCACCGAGCTGGATGCCTGGCTGGCCAAGTACCCACCATCCCAAGTTACCCGCTATGGGGACCCCGGTTCACCCAACTCAGAGCCTGTGGGCTGGATTGCAGTGTATGGGCATGGCTACAGCCCCAACTCCGGGGACGTGCAGGGTCTGCAGGCAGCCTGGGAAGCTCTGCAGACCAGCGGGCGGCCCATCACACCAGGTACCCTGCGACAGCTGGCCATCACCCACCATGTGCTCTCGGGCAAGTGGCTGATGCATCTGGCACCAGGCTTCAAGCTGGACCACGCCTGGGCTGGCATTGCCCGGGCCGTGGTTGAAGGCCAGCTTCAGGTGGCCAAGGTGAGCCCACGGGCCAAGGAGGGTGGGCGCCAGGTCATCTGTGTTTACACGGATGACTTCACGGACCGATTGGGTGTACTGGAGGCAGATTCAGCCATCCGTGCAGCAGGCATTAAGTGCCTGCTCACCTACAAGCCTGACGTCTACACCTACCTGGGCATCTACCGGGCCAACCGCTGGCACCTCTGTCCCACTCTCTATGAGAGCCGTTTCCAGCTTGGGGGTGGTGCCCGTGGCTCCCGAGTGCTTGACCGTGCCAACAACGTGGAACTGACCTAG
- the DRAP1 gene encoding dr1-associated corepressor isoform X1, which translates to MPSKKKKYNARFPPARIKKIMQTDEEIGKVAAAVPVIISRALELFLESLLKKACQVTQSRNAKTMTTSHLKQCIELEQQFDFLKDLVASVPDMQGDGEDNHMDGEKGPRRGRKPGSGSRKNGGMGTKSKDKKLSGTDSEQEDESEDTDTDGEEETLQPPPQASHPPAHFQSPPTPFLPFASTLPLPPAPPGPSAPDAEDEEDYDS; encoded by the exons ATGCCGAGCAAGAAGAAGAAGTACAACGCGCGGTTCCCGCCG GCGCGGATCAAGAAGATCATGCAGACGGACGAAGAGATTGGGAAGGTAGCGGCGGCAGTGCCTGTCATCATCT CCCGGGCGCTCGAGCTCTTCCTAGAGTCGCTGTTGAAGAAGGCCTGCCAGGTGACCCAGTCCCGAAACGCCAAGACCATGACCACATCCCACCT GAAGCAGTGCATCGAGCTGGAGCAGCAGTTTGACTTCTTGAAAGACTTGGTGGCATCTGTGCCCGACATGCAGGGAGACGGGGAGGACAACCACATGGATGGGGAAAAGGGCCCCCGCAG GGGCCGGAAGCCAGGCAGTGGCAGCCGAAAGAACGGTGGGATGGGAACGAAAAGCAAGGACAAGAAGCTGTCTGGGACAGACTCGgagcaggag GATGAATCTGAGGACACAGACACTGACGGAGAAGAGGAGACATTgcaacccccaccccaggccagcCACCCCCCTGCCCACTTTCAGAG CCCCCCGACACCTTTCCTGCCCTTCGCCTCTACTCTGCCTTTGCCCCCAGCGCCCCCAGGCCCCTCAGCACCAGACGCAGAGGATGAAGAGGATTACGACTCCTAG
- the C10H11orf68 gene encoding UPF0696 protein C11orf68 homolog isoform X2 produces MAAAAAAAVAGAGRGGGGAESRQERSRARGWVGVERSEGRRMEPGEELEEEDSPGGREDGFTAEHLAAEAMAADMDPWLVFDARTTPATELDAWLAKYPPSQVTRYGDPGSPNSEPVGWIAVYGHGYSPNSGDVQGLQAAWEALQTSGRPITPGTLRQLAITHHVLSGKWLMHLAPGFKLDHAWAGIARAVVEGQLQVAKVSPRAKEGGRQVICVYTDDFTDRLGVLEADSAIRAAGIKCLLTYKPDVYTYLGIYRANRWHLCPTLYESRFQLGGGARGSRVLDRANNVELT; encoded by the exons atggcggcggcggcagcggcggccgtggcgggggcggggcgcggcGGCGGTGGCGCGGAATCCCGGCAGGAGCGGAGCCGGGCCCGGGGCTGGGTCGGCGTCGAACGCAGCGAAGGCCGGAG GATGGAACCAGGTGAGGAGCTAGAAGAGGAGGACTCTCCAGGTGGCCGTGAGGATGGCTTCACCGCTGAGCACCTGGCTGCAGAGGCCATGGCAGCTGACATGGACCCCTGGCTAGTGTTTGATGCCCGAACAACGCCTGCCACCGAGCTGGATGCCTGGCTGGCCAAGTACCCACCATCCCAAGTTACCCGCTATGGGGACCCCGGTTCACCCAACTCAGAGCCTGTGGGCTGGATTGCAGTGTATGGGCATGGCTACAGCCCCAACTCCGGGGACGTGCAGGGTCTGCAGGCAGCCTGGGAAGCTCTGCAGACCAGCGGGCGGCCCATCACACCAGGTACCCTGCGACAGCTGGCCATCACCCACCATGTGCTCTCGGGCAAGTGGCTGATGCATCTGGCACCAGGCTTCAAGCTGGACCACGCCTGGGCTGGCATTGCCCGGGCCGTGGTTGAAGGCCAGCTTCAGGTGGCCAAGGTGAGCCCACGGGCCAAGGAGGGTGGGCGCCAGGTCATCTGTGTTTACACGGATGACTTCACGGACCGATTGGGTGTACTGGAGGCAGATTCAGCCATCCGTGCAGCAGGCATTAAGTGCCTGCTCACCTACAAGCCTGACGTCTACACCTACCTGGGCATCTACCGGGCCAACCGCTGGCACCTCTGTCCCACTCTCTATGAGAGCCGTTTCCAGCTTGGGGGTGGTGCCCGTGGCTCCCGAGTGCTTGACCGTGCCAACAACGTGGAACTGACCTAG